In Calditrichota bacterium, the DNA window AACAAAGGCAAGAGGATACTTACATATGTAGGGATTGGAACAATTGCCTGGAAAGTAATGCGCTTCATAATTGCATCACCGGTGAGATAAGCCATGGCCACAAAGTTGAGATTTAATGTTAACTCACAGGCAATCGCCAAAACAGCCAGCCTGATCTCCAACAGCGTTTTATTAACAGCAAACGCATACCTGATTGGAACAGGCTTTGCCAACAGCTTTCGCGAGCAGAAAACAATGAGCCGCAACCAGAACCTGCAATTGACAGCTGAGATTGCCACATCCATTGCTTCACTCACCAGGGTAATTACCGACACCCTCAACAAGCATAATAACAATGAGAGCGGTTAAGTACTACCCGCCCGAATCCCGTCGCTACCTTCAGCAGAACCTACAATGCATCTACTGTGGAAATACCACAGCTTTCTTCATCGATCTCAAGCTCAGGCACCAGGTCATTATTCAAAGTGACAACTCCATTCTTGTTGAACCATCCAAAACAACAGAGAAAGTCTTTCATTCCATTGCTACCAATATGGATATGGTTTTGGATAATGACAATGAAGTGATCAACTGCGCTAATTGTAAGAATCCCGGTGTAGACCGTCAGGAACGCCTGCTGGACTATTGCTGGCAAGTGGGTTGTCCCGGCTGTGATGTCTGCGGCAGCTATATAGATAAGGAAGATCTTATTGAGACCTGCACAGAATGCCTCAGGGAAAACAAAGGAAAAATCGAAGAGGAAGACTGCGCTTATCAATGCATGTATTATGATAATGGTCTTGAAGCAGTACGCAGGCATTACGAGATGACATTGGAAGAGTTAAAGCGGGATGCGGGTTATTAGCAGACGACAATGAGGACTTAGTTTAATCGAGTCCTCATTTTTTCTGGTGATACAAGAAATAATTATCCACTAATTTCACGAATTATCACGGAAAAGAAAAACTATAAAAGTTATTGAAAATCCGTTGAGCGAATTGTGCGAAATCTACGGATAAAAAATCAGTGAAAATCCATGTCTATCCGTGGTTAAAAAAAAGCGAGAAAATTAAAATGCTGAAAACGACAAAGGATAAAAAGGGATGGTTATTACCCTACCTGGTTTCACTAGACCTGATGTTCTATAAAAGGTGGGATTACTGGCTGAACATATGTAGCAAAAACATGATTCCGGAAGAACCTATTCCTTATATTGAGTTCCATCCCATCCATGAGTATCCCAAAAAAGAAGTGCAGAAGAATTTAAAGGATTGCCTGAAAGAAGCAGCTTATCAGCTCTCCCATCCGTTACATAGTTTTGTGGACTGGATACTGTGGGGTTTCAATTATGGAAAAGAATTTCCTGTTGGCGTTACTGAGAAGATTGATGATTATTGGTACCGTACGTTTAACCTGGGATTGTTTTACAGGGAACCGGCCGACCATTGGCCCGATCTGGCCATGGATGTGATGGGAAAGAATAACCCTCTCGGATTCTTTGCTACGCCAGGTGCTGTTGTTGAGATGATGGTCAAGATGCAGTTTGGTGGAGAGCCAAGCCACGAACATAAAAATAAGAGTGTTCTTGATCCGTGCTGTGGAACAGGCGGCATGCTGCTCTTTGCTTCCAACTATTCATTGAATCTATTCGGCCAGGACATCTCGCTATTGCTGACCAAGATAGCTATGATCAATGCCTTCATCTATATGCCCTGGATGGTTTCCAAACCAAAACATTTAAGTATATTTGATGTTCAGATCAGTGAAAAAGAATTCCCATCCGGTATAAAGATTCCGGTCTGTAATAACTGTGAACAGGAAAAACAGAGTTTTTATATGGATCTGCAAACCGATTACCAATGCGAAGTTTCCAACACAGGTCATTTCACTCTGGC includes these proteins:
- a CDS encoding SAM-dependent DNA methyltransferase, producing MLKTTKDKKGWLLPYLVSLDLMFYKRWDYWLNICSKNMIPEEPIPYIEFHPIHEYPKKEVQKNLKDCLKEAAYQLSHPLHSFVDWILWGFNYGKEFPVGVTEKIDDYWYRTFNLGLFYREPADHWPDLAMDVMGKNNPLGFFATPGAVVEMMVKMQFGGEPSHEHKNKSVLDPCCGTGGMLLFASNYSLNLFGQDISLLLTKIAMINAFIYMPWMVSKPKHLSIFDVQISEKEFPSGIKIPVCNNCEQEKQSFYMDLQTDYQCEVSNTGHFTLATPTISSDLIKRKLKPENISCSECSNQKEEYA